A genome region from Plasmodium vivax chromosome 11, whole genome shotgun sequence includes the following:
- a CDS encoding Plasmodium falciparum CPW-WPC domain containing protein (encoded by transcript PVX_114600A): MKGACVLVCSFLLFVVSQDICVCYKNPRFSSLATESKKDLSEDLSELNKLNEELISNEREDEDDDEDDYEEENLENSNFDDIARESLENAEGQATVDLENVEMDKLLDEEIFRIIQERLKKLWYIGRCRRNYSDVCPLGWKVSAYDENLCIPPETYEGPCRSIDFSNSTHVDKELFAWKCEVEWPCTNPPKLRVMEKCPFRWTLVGSNLCIAPEVSADCSAQFVHLARRKKKKKSRHMGRYASYTCKRVSPGARMLRVGG; encoded by the exons atgaaaggcGCGTGCGTACTTGTCTGttccttccttttgtttGTTGTTTCGCAGGACATTTGCGTTTGCTACAAAAATCCTCGCTTCAGTTCCCTGGCGACCGAGTCGAAAAAGGACTTATCGGA GGACTTGAGCGAATTGAACAAACTAAACGAAGAACTAATTTCGAACGAAAGAGAAGATGAAGACGACGACGAGGATGActatgaagaggaaaatctCGAAAATTCCAATTTTGATGATATAGCTCGGGAGAGCCTCGAAAAT gCTGAGGGGCAGGCAACTGTCGACCTGGAAAATGTAGAAATGGATAAACTCCTGGAcgaag AAATATTCAGGATAATTCAGGAACGGCTGAAAAAGTTATG GTACATTGGGAGGTGCAGGAGGAACTACTCCGATGTCTGTCCTTTGG ggTGGAAAGTATCCGCTTATGATGAGAATCTTTGCATCCCACCTGAAACGTACGAAGGACC ATGCAGATCGATAGATTTTTCGAACAGCACACATGTCGACAAGGAGCTTTTCGCGTGGAAGTGCGAAGTGGAGTGGCCCTGCACGAACC ccCCCAAATTAAGAGTCATGGAAAAGTGCCCCTTCAGATGGACCCTCGTGGGGAGTAATTTGTGCATAGCGCCGGAGGTAAGTGCCGACTGCTCAGCGCAGTTTGTTCATCTGGCgaggcgaaaaaagaaaaaaaaaagtagacaTATGGGCAGATATGCTTCGTATACCTGCAAACGGGTTTCACCTGGTGCTCGAATGCTGCGTGTAGGAGGATAA
- a CDS encoding Sec14-like cytosolic factor or phosphatidylinositol/phosphatidylcholine transfer protein, putative (encoded by transcript PVX_114595A), whose amino-acid sequence MTLDAGTLSSNLDALIKKYGEQIKKIKSILNTKNISEKTEDSILVRYILSYGEKLDEAANSIEKAILWRKTNIQPLLKNKKVSFKTDEDVILPIRIKPYYSLIKKSLAACKHKCTIDKQPIVIGRLKLCNFTLLLDHVPENILIDYIVYSNEHEFVVCNEHTKKYNFICRTFRFIDLKGFMLKKFDRRFLRVFANTSKLSEFLHPQLVGKTYLINAPSYIRITIETLKAFGISRRTLNKLEIPKVISNKEPADCEWFSVLVDKNNIPSYLGGTCKCKNGCIPGFQNELEDPLNLNPEEVKTEINNNLLKLKNQ is encoded by the exons ATGACTTTGGACGCGGGGACGCTGTCATCTAACTTAGATGCACTCATAAAGAAATATGGAGaacaaataaagaaaataaagtcCATCctaaacacaaaaaatatcAGCGAAAAAACGGAGGATTCGATACTAGTAAGGTACATTCTTTCCTATGGAGAGAAGTTAGATGAAGCGGCAAACTCCATTGAAAAAGCAATTCTTTGGAGGAAAACCAACATTCAGCcattactaaaaaataaaaaagtatccTTCAAAACGGATGAAGACGTTATATTGCCAATTAGAATAAAGCCATATTATTCCCTCATAAAAAAGTCCCTAGCTGCATGTAAGCATAAGTGCACCATAGATAAGCAACCAATTGTTATTGGCAGACTAAAGTTATGTAATTTTACCCTTCTCCTTGACCACGTCCCAGAAAACATTCTAATTGATTATATTGTCTATTCCAATGAACACGAATTCGTAGTATGTAATgagcacacaaaaaaatacaacttCATTTGCCGGACCTTCCGCTTTATCGACTTGAAGGGATTTatgttgaaaaaatttgataGGCGATTTCTGAGGGTTTTTGCCAACACGTCAAAGCTCTCCGAATTTCTGCATCCCCAGCTGGTTGGCAAAACG TACCTAATAAACGCGCCGTCCTACATAAGAATAACCATAGAAACTCTTAAGGCCTTCGGGATAAGCCGCAGGACGCTGAACAAATTGGAAATCCCCAAAGTTATTTCAAACAAGGAGCCTGCCGATTGCGAGTGGTTCTCTGTACTAGTCGATAAAAAT aaCATCCCGTCCTACCTGGGGGGAACGTGTAAGTGCAAAAATGGCTGCATCCCAGGATTCCAAAACGAGCTGGAAGATCCGCTAAACTTAAACCCGGAGGAAGTAAAGACAGAAATTAACAACAATctgttaaaattaaaaaatcagTAA
- a CDS encoding hypothetical protein, conserved (encoded by transcript PVX_114605A) produces the protein MFCKETYLANYKKKKNRLREVTRRCLNLIDSNYQHLTSFIGKNNTGDLLTSYQFSDDEIKFDSDENVCSSEIYFPESTYTNNDFKNLLGWVPRNLVVAEPITTDSIPCAFFFSKDDDKLAVDNKIILYLHKFNEDLGTIIPTVSALHKKLKMNIIAMEYSGYGASFDTHEQKLVSIVNDSFTLLKFIVNFLKIPSRNIFILCYDFLASCAIEVVNRYEDTYGKRESLGGLVLIKPQLLQVVSQHTVLSPYEQDDNIVLGDKGPIGVVAGKRGLTGQCADDTFDGAAPVGGGILEGDVPHCEDDPFCQDDPFCPDDPHCEDVPFCEDAPFCEDVPFCDGRMKKESHYAVSNESKQKNCTVTTPKKLYHSLGFKKDEEVTYNVTSNRVKKNNFVKKGVLTIRSDVCNRAWKGASVGTNSYQSGNGIITCDMSLFYSDSQGPPGRENNNIPNSLMKRILKDTFDIKHSLNSIKSISCSILIFHHENYSYKNSSSYILLDNAKECHKKAAFLFDFMNEDFVTAFKWFFSEISHSQRQEKLFKNLLYLYEHPSYDRKDNVGINGCLEKQQNRVIHGEHRENTRSDLDKMCSGSFDSTFGELADGSFNVPLSSSVRNSFILQGCNVNDALSDREDSPKCDAHSCSPSNSKSTINLPDEIFICPEMVQEEIPCKEGGDVGS, from the coding sequence ATGTTCTGCAAGGAAACATACTTagcaaattataaaaagaagaaaaaccgACTAAGGGAAGTCACCCGAAGATGCCTCAACCTAATCGACTCCAACTACCAGCACTTAACATCGTTCATAGGGAAAAACAACACAGGTGATCTTTTGACAAGCTACCAATTTAGTGAcgatgaaataaaattcgATTCAGACGAAAATGTATGCAGTAGTGAAATCTACTTCCCAGAAAGCACGTATACTAATAAtgactttaaaaatttgctagGATGGGTACCCAGAAATTTAGTAGTGGCAGAACCGATCACCACGGATTCCATCCCGTgcgcatttttcttttcaaaggATGATGATAAACTAGCAGtagataataaaataattttatacctGCATAAGTTTAATGAAGATTTAGGCACGATAATCCCAACGGTGAGTGCcctacataaaaaattaaaaatgaacatcaTCGCAATGGAGTATTCAGGATATGGGGCCAGTTTCGACACGCATGAACAGAAGCTTGTTTCAATTGTGAACGATTCGTTTactcttttaaaatttattgttaactttttgaaaattccGTCtagaaatatattcattttgtgttacgactttttggctagctgcgcTATAGAGGTGGTAAATCGATATGAAGACACGTACGGCAAAAGGGAGTCCCTAGGCGGGCTGGTCCTTATTAAACCCCAGCTGCTGCAAGTTGTTAGCCAGCATACAGTTCTTTCGCCATATGAACAAGATGATAATATCGTGTTAGGGGATAAAGGTCCCATCGGAGTTGTCgcaggaaaaagggggttaACTGGTCAGTGTGCAGATGACACTTTTGACGGGGCTGCGCCAGTTGGGGGGGGCATCCTTGAGGGGGATGTTCCACATTGTGAGGATGATCCATTTTGTCAAGATGACCCATTTTGTCCGGATGACCCACATTGTGAGGACGTCCCCTTTTGTGAGGatgccccattttgcgagGACGTCCCTTTTTGCGACGGACGGATGAAGAAGGAAAGCCACTACGCGGTTTCCAACGAATCGAAGCAGAAAAACTGCACAGTGACGACTCCCAAAAAATTGTACCACTCTCttggatttaaaaaagatgaagaagtgACCTACAACGTGACGAGCAACagggtgaagaaaaacaactttgtaaaaaaaggagtcctTACCATTCGCAGCGATGTATGTAACCGAGCGTGGAAAGGCGCTTCCGTAGGTACCAACTCGTATCAGTCAGGGAATGGCATAATTACTTGTGACATGTCTTTATTTTACAGCGATAGTCAAGGCCCCCCAGGGAGAGAAAATAACAACATACCCAACTCTCTAATGAAGAGGATATTAAAAGATACATTTGATATAAAGCACTCCCTAAATTCAATAAAATCAATTTCATgttccattttaattttccaccATGAAAATTATTCCTATAAAAATTCGAGCTCATATATTCTGCTGGACAATGCGAAAGAGTGTCACAAGAAGGcagcttttttatttgatttcATGAACGAAGATTTTGTCACGGCCTTCAAGTGGTTCTTCTCGGAAATATCCCATTCGCAGAGGCAAGAAAAgctgtttaaaaatttgctttatttatatgagcACCCCTCATATGATAGGAAGGACAACGTTGGTATAAATGGCTGTTTGGAGAAGCAACAAAATCGTGTCATTCATGGCGAACATAGGGAAAACACACGTAGCGATTTGGACAAAATGTGTAGCGGTAGCTTTGATTCAACATTTGGCGAACTTGCTGATGGGAGCTTTAACGTACCTCTTAGCAGTAGCGTCAGAAATAGCTTCATCCTCCAGGGGTGCAACGTAAATGACGCCCTAAGCGATAGGGAAGATTCTCCTAAATGTGATGCTCATAGTTGTAGCCCTTCCAACAGCAAGAGTACCATTAACTTACCTGACGAAATTTTCATATGTCCCGAAATGGTTCAGGAAGAGATCCCCTGCAAGGAGGGGGGCGATGTGGGGAGTTAA